In one Candidatus Binatia bacterium genomic region, the following are encoded:
- a CDS encoding GNAT family N-acetyltransferase, which yields MIAVRAGRRDDVAFVFDCIHALAVFEKLEHQFTGSARALEEHLFGASPSCELLVAEKDGRPGGYALFFTTYSTFLTRPGLFLEDLFVLEKERGSGVGRSLLTALAAITVERGCGRLEWSVLDWNERAIRFYRSLGAAPVTGWTPYRIEAEALAALARRDPLGE from the coding sequence ATGATCGCGGTAAGGGCCGGTCGCAGGGACGACGTCGCTTTCGTATTCGACTGCATCCACGCCCTGGCCGTGTTCGAGAAGCTGGAACACCAGTTCACCGGCAGCGCGCGCGCTCTCGAGGAGCATCTGTTCGGCGCATCGCCGAGCTGCGAGCTGCTGGTGGCCGAGAAGGACGGGCGGCCAGGCGGCTATGCACTGTTCTTCACGACGTACAGCACCTTCCTGACCAGGCCGGGGCTGTTTCTCGAAGACCTGTTCGTGCTCGAAAAAGAGCGCGGCTCCGGGGTCGGCCGTTCGCTGCTCACCGCGCTCGCGGCAATCACCGTCGAGCGCGGCTGCGGCCGCCTCGAATGGTCGGTGCTCGACTGGAACGAAAGGGCGATCCGTTTCTACCGCTCTCTCGGAGCAGCGCCCGTCACGGGATGGACTCCCTACCGGATCGAAGCAGAGGCGCTCGCAGCCCTGGCGCGGCGCGACCCGCTCGGCGAATGA
- a CDS encoding DMT family transporter, whose product MTTNGRAAGQAVREARTLHRPSGRTGYGLALAATTVSLWSILPIGLKIALTALDAMTLTWVRFVVATVVLTSVLRSRGSMPPVGKLMRHDWWLLAVAAFGLAGNYGFYSLGLHYTNAGTAQVVIQIAPMLFTLGGLFVFGESFSATQWTGLGVLVAGMALFSREQIASMTAGLDRYYAGLAFIVAGAVTWAAYGLAQKQLLQRLGAPQIMVLLYAAGALLFLPLATPRLLFSMNGVQSAALVFCCANMVLSYASFSEALAHVEASRLSALLASVPLGTLAAVHAASLLAPSLFAPEAVTVTGIIGAALVVCGSLMSSLAKS is encoded by the coding sequence ATGACCACGAACGGCCGCGCCGCCGGCCAGGCCGTCCGCGAGGCGCGCACCTTGCACCGGCCTTCGGGGCGCACCGGCTACGGCCTCGCCCTCGCGGCGACCACCGTGTCGCTGTGGTCCATCCTGCCCATCGGACTCAAGATCGCGCTGACGGCGCTCGATGCGATGACGCTGACGTGGGTCCGTTTCGTCGTCGCGACCGTCGTGCTCACCAGCGTGCTGCGCTCGCGCGGCAGCATGCCTCCCGTCGGAAAGTTGATGCGCCACGACTGGTGGCTGCTCGCCGTCGCGGCGTTCGGGCTTGCGGGAAACTACGGTTTTTATTCGCTGGGCCTGCACTACACGAACGCGGGAACCGCGCAGGTCGTCATCCAGATCGCGCCGATGCTGTTCACGCTCGGCGGACTGTTCGTGTTCGGCGAGAGCTTCTCGGCCACGCAGTGGACCGGGCTCGGCGTTCTCGTCGCGGGGATGGCGCTGTTTTCGCGCGAGCAGATCGCCAGCATGACGGCCGGCCTCGACCGCTACTATGCAGGACTTGCATTCATCGTCGCCGGGGCGGTCACCTGGGCCGCGTACGGGCTTGCGCAGAAGCAGCTTCTCCAGCGTCTCGGTGCGCCGCAGATCATGGTGCTGCTCTACGCTGCCGGTGCTCTCCTCTTCCTGCCTCTTGCCACTCCGCGACTGCTGTTTTCGATGAACGGCGTCCAGTCTGCCGCCCTGGTGTTCTGCTGCGCCAACATGGTGTTGTCGTACGCGAGCTTCTCCGAAGCGCTGGCGCACGTCGAGGCGAGCCGCCTGAGCGCCCTGCTGGCGTCGGTGCCGCTCGGCACCCTGGCGGCGGTTCATGCGGCGTCGCTGCTTGCGCCGTCGCTGTTCGCGCCCGAAGCGGTGACCGTGACCGGCATCATCGGAGCGGCCCTCGTGGTCTGCGGATCGCTGATGTCCTCGCTCGCAAAGAGCTGA